A single Cellulomonas sp. SLBN-39 DNA region contains:
- a CDS encoding DUF4097 family beta strand repeat-containing protein — MSTPTTDATPALVDGPPAAPTRSPLARALTVTGAGLGLLVVGLGGVQLADHLTATTTSATASYGAAPVVELVADGDVDVVGGAPGARVDVARTARAGFTGPSYTVQEGADRLVVEHRCTPGFFGGTCSGSLAVQVPDGTQVVLRTSDGEVRVAGVVGDVEARTGDGGVDISDVDGAVRLDTGDGDVTVAEVTGAVVARSGDGVLRVLGAGGDVEARTGDGDVLLDGARGDVVLRTGDGTVDVRAVTGDVEATSGDGDVTVHGTGEPVALTTVTGDGRVVVDAPTDPTASRTVTIRTGDGDITYRNPAP, encoded by the coding sequence ATGAGCACGCCCACCACCGACGCGACGCCCGCCCTCGTCGACGGCCCGCCTGCCGCCCCGACCCGGTCGCCGCTGGCGCGGGCCCTGACCGTCACCGGCGCCGGGCTGGGCCTGCTCGTCGTGGGGCTCGGCGGCGTGCAGCTCGCGGACCACCTCACCGCCACGACGACGAGCGCCACGGCCTCGTACGGCGCCGCCCCGGTCGTCGAGCTCGTCGCGGACGGCGACGTCGACGTGGTCGGCGGCGCCCCGGGGGCGCGCGTGGACGTCGCGCGCACCGCGCGGGCCGGGTTCACCGGACCGTCGTACACGGTGCAGGAGGGCGCCGACCGGCTCGTCGTCGAGCACCGCTGCACCCCGGGGTTCTTCGGCGGCACGTGCAGCGGGTCGCTGGCCGTGCAGGTGCCCGACGGCACGCAGGTCGTGCTCCGGACGTCCGACGGCGAGGTCCGGGTCGCGGGCGTGGTCGGTGACGTCGAGGCCCGCACCGGGGACGGCGGCGTCGACATCTCCGACGTGGACGGTGCCGTGCGGCTGGACACGGGTGACGGGGACGTCACGGTCGCCGAGGTCACCGGTGCGGTCGTCGCGCGCTCGGGCGACGGCGTGCTGCGCGTGCTGGGCGCCGGTGGTGACGTGGAGGCCCGCACCGGCGACGGGGACGTCCTGCTCGACGGTGCGCGCGGCGACGTCGTGCTGCGCACCGGCGACGGCACGGTGGACGTCCGAGCCGTCACCGGCGACGTCGAGGCGACCTCTGGCGACGGCGACGTGACGGTGCACGGCACCGGCGAGCCCGTCGCGCTGACCACCGTCACGGGCGACGGCCGCGTCGTCGTCGACGCCCCCACGGACCCGACGGCTTCCCGCACGGTCACGATCCGCACGGGCGACGGAGACATCACCTACCGCAACCCAGCCCCCTGA
- a CDS encoding metallophosphoesterase, producing the protein MTSLPRTAARAAGAVALAGAAAVAWGALVEVRWYALREVTVPVLPPGQDPLRILHVSDLHLTPSQRDKVAWVRDLATLAPHLVVDTGDNWAHLDAMPALLHALEPLLAVPGAFVLGSNDYHAPSMKNPARYLLPDARVTRSIQPAELPWRELVTRLTSAGWLDLDNRRGALEVDGRRLSFVGTDDAHMNRDVFPPAGGPDDVRGTVTDGRPAVDLHLGVTHAPYRRVLDAMHADAVDLTIAGHTHGGQLAVPFWGALVTNCDIDTRRAKGLHGWPGPRPDARGGSGSSWLHVSAGLGTSPYAPVRFACRPEATLLTLVPR; encoded by the coding sequence GTGACGTCGCTCCCCCGGACGGCCGCGCGCGCGGCCGGTGCCGTCGCGCTGGCCGGCGCCGCCGCCGTGGCGTGGGGCGCCCTCGTCGAGGTGCGCTGGTACGCGCTGCGTGAGGTCACCGTGCCCGTGCTGCCGCCCGGCCAGGACCCGCTGCGGATCCTGCACGTGTCCGACCTGCACCTGACGCCGTCGCAGCGCGACAAGGTCGCCTGGGTGCGGGACCTGGCCACGCTCGCCCCGCACCTGGTGGTCGACACGGGCGACAACTGGGCGCACCTGGACGCCATGCCAGCGCTCCTGCACGCCCTGGAGCCGCTCCTGGCCGTGCCCGGTGCGTTCGTCCTCGGCTCGAACGACTACCACGCGCCGTCGATGAAGAACCCGGCCCGCTACCTGCTGCCCGATGCGCGCGTGACCCGGAGCATCCAGCCCGCCGAGCTGCCGTGGCGCGAGCTGGTGACGCGCCTGACGTCCGCCGGGTGGCTCGACCTCGACAACCGCCGGGGCGCGCTGGAGGTCGACGGGCGGCGCCTGTCGTTCGTCGGCACCGACGACGCGCACATGAACCGGGACGTGTTCCCGCCGGCCGGCGGCCCGGACGACGTGCGCGGCACAGTCACCGACGGCCGCCCGGCGGTCGACCTGCACCTGGGCGTGACCCACGCGCCGTACCGGCGGGTGCTCGACGCGATGCACGCCGACGCGGTGGACCTGACGATCGCGGGTCACACGCACGGCGGCCAGCTCGCCGTGCCGTTCTGGGGTGCGCTGGTCACCAACTGCGACATCGACACCCGTCGCGCCAAGGGCCTGCACGGCTGGCCGGGCCCGCGCCCCGACGCCCGCGGCGGTTCCGGCTCGTCCTGGCTGCACGTCTCGGCCGGTCTCGGCACGTCACCGTACGCGCCCGTGCGCTTCGCGTGCCGCCCCGAGGCCACCCTCCTCACGCTCGTCCCGCGCTGA
- a CDS encoding penicillin-binding protein has protein sequence MPTPARARGRKVNAFQALALLLSFVMVAGVGGVLAAGLVLPAVAATNTVTDVSVTAFNDLPTELEQRALPEKSEILAADGTLLATFYQQNRVVVPLEDIAEIMQKAVIAVEDRRFYEHAGVDVAGMTRAAIATAMGSTQGASTLTQQYVKNVLIEAANYAETEEERLALVDAAREAEGAEGIARKLREAKIAISLEQTMTKDEILEKYLNIAAFGASVYGVESAAQYYFGKSAKDVTYLEAATIAGITQSPSKWDPALDPEANQLRRNVVLKDMRELGYITQEEYETGIETPVEDTLKLTPIKTGCMAAGDVVPGSGFFCDYVTKVIAQDPAFGETRQERSDLLYRGGLRITTTLIPSEQAIADAEVKAGVPVDDPSGVASAIVSVEPGTGKITVMAQNRNYSALQETADRETAVNFNTSFQYGGSAGFAPGSTFKPFTLLEWLRKGHALNETVNGSRLSYQQNEFASCINLVGDWKFGNSEGGRATTQTVLDATRNSVNSAYAAMAKELNLCDIMNGAADLGVTQAGDPNKIDQFGNPADSPFNPTPGNVLGSESTSPLQMAAAYAAFASGGTYCKPIAITSVVDPTGTELPVPSADCRAGAVEPQIAAAMNYALSNVWTGTAKRLGTPAYPAAGKTGTTSQNENNWFVGYTPKRATAVWVGFSQNFRSMGGSTINGTTYYSGPYGASIAAPTWKRYMDRVLIGGDNPGFAAAGDREIYGERISVPYVLGMSESQARSRLEAAGFRVSVASQPVESQYQAGSVAEQSPSSRAVRGSSITLTLSSGQPQQAETPNPGDGFPGNGDTGPGEGRGGDD, from the coding sequence ATGCCGACCCCTGCCCGCGCCCGCGGACGCAAGGTCAACGCCTTCCAGGCGCTGGCCCTCCTGCTGTCGTTCGTCATGGTCGCCGGTGTCGGCGGCGTGCTGGCTGCCGGCCTCGTGCTGCCCGCCGTCGCCGCCACGAACACCGTCACCGACGTGTCCGTGACGGCGTTCAACGACCTGCCGACCGAGCTCGAGCAGCGGGCGCTGCCCGAGAAGTCGGAGATCCTCGCGGCCGACGGGACGCTGCTGGCGACGTTCTACCAGCAGAACCGTGTGGTCGTGCCGCTGGAGGACATCGCGGAGATCATGCAGAAGGCCGTCATCGCGGTCGAGGACCGGCGGTTCTACGAGCACGCGGGCGTCGACGTGGCCGGCATGACGCGCGCGGCGATCGCGACCGCGATGGGCTCGACCCAGGGCGCGTCGACGCTGACGCAGCAGTACGTGAAGAACGTGCTGATCGAGGCCGCGAACTACGCCGAGACCGAGGAGGAGCGCCTCGCCCTCGTCGACGCGGCGCGCGAGGCCGAGGGCGCCGAGGGCATCGCCCGCAAGCTGCGCGAAGCCAAGATCGCCATCAGCCTCGAGCAGACGATGACGAAGGACGAGATCCTCGAGAAGTACCTCAACATCGCGGCGTTCGGCGCCTCGGTGTACGGCGTGGAGTCGGCCGCGCAGTACTACTTCGGCAAGTCCGCGAAGGACGTGACGTACCTCGAGGCCGCCACGATCGCGGGGATCACCCAGTCGCCGTCGAAGTGGGACCCGGCCCTCGACCCGGAGGCCAACCAGCTCCGCCGCAACGTCGTCCTCAAGGACATGCGCGAGCTCGGGTACATCACCCAGGAGGAGTACGAGACCGGCATCGAGACGCCGGTCGAGGACACCCTGAAGCTCACCCCCATCAAGACCGGCTGCATGGCCGCCGGCGACGTGGTCCCCGGCTCCGGGTTCTTCTGCGACTACGTCACCAAGGTCATCGCCCAGGACCCGGCCTTCGGCGAGACGCGCCAGGAGCGCAGCGACCTGCTCTACCGCGGCGGCCTGCGGATCACCACGACCCTCATCCCGAGCGAGCAGGCCATCGCCGACGCCGAGGTCAAGGCGGGCGTGCCGGTCGACGACCCGTCCGGCGTCGCCTCGGCGATCGTGTCGGTCGAGCCCGGCACCGGCAAGATCACCGTGATGGCGCAGAACCGCAACTACTCCGCGCTCCAGGAGACCGCCGACCGCGAGACGGCGGTCAACTTCAACACCTCGTTCCAGTACGGCGGCTCCGCAGGCTTCGCGCCCGGCTCGACGTTCAAGCCGTTCACGCTGCTGGAGTGGCTGCGCAAGGGCCACGCCCTGAACGAGACCGTGAACGGGTCGCGCCTGAGCTACCAGCAGAACGAGTTCGCGAGCTGCATCAACCTGGTCGGCGACTGGAAGTTCGGCAACTCCGAGGGAGGGCGCGCGACCACGCAGACCGTCCTCGACGCGACGCGGAACTCCGTCAACTCCGCGTACGCCGCGATGGCCAAGGAGCTCAACCTCTGCGACATCATGAACGGCGCCGCCGACCTCGGCGTGACACAGGCGGGCGATCCCAACAAGATCGACCAGTTCGGCAACCCGGCCGACAGCCCGTTCAACCCGACGCCGGGCAACGTGCTCGGCTCGGAGTCGACGTCGCCGCTGCAGATGGCTGCCGCGTACGCGGCGTTCGCGTCCGGCGGCACCTACTGCAAGCCCATCGCCATCACGTCGGTCGTCGACCCGACCGGCACGGAGCTCCCGGTGCCGTCCGCCGACTGCCGGGCGGGCGCCGTCGAGCCGCAGATCGCGGCGGCGATGAACTACGCGCTGAGCAACGTGTGGACGGGTACGGCGAAGCGTCTCGGCACGCCCGCCTATCCCGCCGCCGGCAAGACCGGGACGACCTCTCAGAACGAGAACAACTGGTTCGTCGGCTACACGCCGAAGCGGGCCACGGCGGTGTGGGTCGGCTTCAGCCAGAACTTCCGCTCCATGGGCGGCTCGACGATCAACGGGACCACGTACTACAGCGGCCCCTACGGGGCGTCCATCGCCGCCCCGACCTGGAAGCGGTACATGGACCGCGTGCTCATCGGTGGCGACAACCCCGGGTTCGCGGCGGCAGGCGACCGGGAGATCTACGGCGAGCGGATCAGCGTGCCCTATGTGCTCGGCATGTCCGAGAGCCAGGCCCGCAGCCGCCTCGAGGCCGCCGGGTTCCGCGTGAGCGTCGCGTCGCAGCCGGTCGAGTCGCAGTACCAGGCAGGGTCGGTCGCCGAGCAGTCACCGTCCAGCCGCGCCGTCCGCGGCTCCTCGATCACCCTCACCCTCTCGAGCGGCCAGCCGCAGCAGGCGGAGACCCCGAACCCCGGCGACGGCTTCCCCGGCAACGGCGACACCGGGCCCGGCGAGGGCCGCGGCGGGGACGACTGA
- a CDS encoding WhiB family transcriptional regulator: MFPGQDAHWTAEASCGSGKLAPDALFVEGSAQREARSVCFACPVRLECLADALDSRMDFGVWGGMTERERRALLRRRPDVTSWREELVDVEPTLAALSARA, translated from the coding sequence ATGTTTCCGGGGCAGGACGCGCACTGGACCGCCGAGGCGTCCTGCGGGTCGGGCAAGCTCGCGCCCGACGCGCTGTTCGTCGAGGGGTCGGCCCAACGCGAGGCGCGCAGCGTGTGCTTCGCGTGCCCCGTCCGCCTCGAGTGTCTGGCCGACGCGCTCGACTCGCGGATGGACTTCGGCGTGTGGGGCGGCATGACGGAGCGCGAGCGCCGCGCGCTGCTGCGGCGCCGGCCCGACGTGACGTCCTGGCGCGAGGAGCTCGTGGACGTCGAGCCGACCCTGGCGGCGCTCTCGGCCCGCGCGTGA
- a CDS encoding DUF4177 domain-containing protein: MAITTWEYATVPLIIHATKAILDQWGADGWELVNVIQGPDAGLVAYLKRPKDA, translated from the coding sequence ATGGCCATCACCACGTGGGAGTACGCGACCGTCCCCCTGATCATCCACGCCACCAAGGCGATCCTCGACCAGTGGGGCGCGGACGGCTGGGAGCTCGTGAACGTCATCCAGGGCCCGGACGCCGGGCTCGTCGCCTACCTCAAGCGCCCCAAGGACGCCTGA
- a CDS encoding RidA family protein → MAGEVAARLAAAGLTLPEVAAPVAAYVPAVRSGAHVWTSGQLPFVDGALPATGKVGADVDAGTATDLARTAALNALAAVGTLLAQEHGGTPADALDRVRRVVKVVGFVASDPAFTGQPGVVNGASHLLHEVLGDAGVHARSAVGVAVLPLDAPVEVEVVVETD, encoded by the coding sequence ATGGCCGGCGAGGTCGCGGCGCGCCTGGCCGCCGCCGGGCTGACGCTGCCCGAGGTCGCGGCGCCCGTCGCCGCGTACGTCCCCGCGGTGCGCTCCGGCGCCCACGTGTGGACGTCCGGGCAGCTGCCGTTCGTCGACGGGGCCCTGCCGGCGACCGGCAAGGTCGGCGCCGACGTCGACGCGGGCACGGCCACCGACCTGGCCCGGACCGCGGCGCTCAACGCCCTCGCGGCGGTCGGCACGCTGCTCGCGCAGGAGCACGGCGGCACGCCCGCCGACGCCCTCGACCGCGTCCGGCGCGTCGTCAAGGTCGTCGGCTTCGTGGCCAGCGACCCGGCGTTCACGGGGCAGCCCGGTGTCGTCAACGGTGCGAGCCACCTGCTGCACGAGGTCCTCGGCGACGCCGGCGTGCACGCCCGGTCGGCGGTCGGCGTCGCGGTCCTGCCGCTGGACGCACCCGTCGAGGTCGAGGTCGTCGTCGAGACGGACTGA
- a CDS encoding Crp/Fnr family transcriptional regulator, translated as MADDNVLTAPLFVGLDAESSHALIASMKVIDVGRGDVLFHEGEPGDRLYLVRDGKIKLGRRSNDGRENLLAVLGPGEMFGELSLFDPGPRTATATVVADAVVLELGHSDLIRWLGEHPGVAEHLLQALAQRLRRTNEALADLVFSDVPGRVAKALLDLSTRFGQEVEDGIRVAHDLTQEELAQLVGASRETVNKALADFAARGWVRREGRAVVLLDVDRLERRAR; from the coding sequence GTGGCGGATGACAACGTGCTGACGGCCCCGCTGTTCGTCGGCCTGGACGCCGAGTCGTCCCACGCGCTGATCGCGTCGATGAAGGTGATCGACGTGGGGCGCGGGGACGTGCTGTTCCACGAGGGCGAGCCCGGCGACCGCCTGTACCTCGTCCGGGACGGCAAGATCAAGCTCGGCCGACGCTCCAACGACGGCCGCGAGAACCTCCTGGCCGTGCTCGGCCCGGGCGAGATGTTCGGCGAGCTGTCCTTGTTCGACCCGGGCCCGCGCACCGCGACCGCGACGGTCGTGGCGGACGCGGTCGTGCTCGAGCTGGGTCACAGCGACCTGATCCGGTGGCTCGGCGAGCACCCGGGCGTCGCGGAGCACCTGCTGCAGGCCCTCGCGCAGCGGCTGCGCCGCACCAACGAGGCGCTCGCGGACCTGGTCTTCTCCGACGTGCCCGGCCGGGTCGCCAAGGCGCTGCTGGACCTGTCGACGCGGTTCGGCCAGGAGGTCGAGGACGGCATCCGCGTGGCGCACGACCTCACGCAGGAGGAGCTCGCGCAGCTCGTGGGCGCGTCGCGCGAGACCGTGAACAAGGCCCTGGCGGACTTCGCCGCGCGCGGCTGGGTGCGGCGCGAGGGCCGTGCGGTCGTGCTGCTGGACGTGGACCGGCTCGAGCGCCGCGCGCGCTGA